ctgtatttgatgttaattaaaaatgtaaaattaatccCTATACACTACACTTACATATATTGTGCAAGTATGTGGTGTCGCTAATGTTATAATTTTTTCTGgtataatttctttttattgttttacagggTGTGAAACCAGGACGTGTACGCGACATGGTTTTTGTCTCCGCACGACAAAACAGCGCACAGTTGGAAATGGAGTAAGGTAATTCTTGTCAATGTACTCAATTACTGTATGTAGTTGCTTAAAAATTGACAATTCCTAAAAGCAGAATTGTTAATTGGGTGCCTTGCTTTTTTAAAGGAGCAAAAGATATAAGGCAGTGCGGGGAGACATGCCGGACCCTGATGTCCTCAGAGTGGCAGAGGTTTATGAGGACTTTGCAGCAGACCTTGCTCCTCTGATTACCACCATGGCCATCAGTGCTGATGTCCCACTAGTTGACTCAGCCTTTGGAAAAGTCCAGGAAGGCAGACCTATCGTTTTCCAGCATCCACCACCAGTCAGCCGAATTATCATTCGCCACGTGGATGTCCCTCCTCCAATGCCATCGCCATGGGACAATTACCATCTTGAGACCACCTCTGTCCAGTTTGTCTGCACCCACCAGCAGCAACTAGAACTGGAGTGTCTTGCAACAACGCTGGAACACTCCCGTCAAATTGAAATTGCTACCAGGGAGCAGAGCACAACAGCTGAATGGCATAATGTCAGGAAACCCCGAGTAACTTCCTCTCGGTTCCGGGAAGTGTGTCATGTAAAAGGGTCCAGTTCTGCTCTGAGTTTAGCACAGCGAAGCAAGAAGGGAATAGCAGCCATGGTGGCTATAAAGAGAGGCCTTGTACTAGAACCATTGGCTATTCAACAATACACCAGAATCAAGAACACCAACTATTGGCCTTGCGGCTTCATCATTCATCCCGATGCTCCATGGTTGGGATCCTCTCTGGATGGTGTAGTTTTTGAGAGACCAAGCTTTGGTTTATTGGAGATCAAATGTCCCAATGCTAAAAGTTATGTTGATTGTAAGTACTTAAGAAAATGTAATGGCACAATGAAACTTTGGTCAAGTCACTGTTACTACTGGCAGGTGCAGGGGCAGCTCCAGATTACAGGCATGGAGTGGTGCGATTTTGTAGTCTATGCAGAGGATGACATTGTTGTCCAGCACATTTATAGGGACCTTAGTGTGTGTCAGACAATCAGAGAAAAGGTTGATCATTTCTTCTTTTATGTTTACTTTTCCAGTACATAGATTATTTTGTATCGGCACGTGGATGCCCCTCCTCCACTACCATAGCATCAACATCAATCATCCCATGAATTTTGTTCCAACAGTAATTTATTAATGGTTATCTTTTCAACTGTTTTCCACCTGTTAACTATAAGCAATGTTAATTGAGAAGTGTTTGAGGTTTTAAAGAGCCAATGAAAAGCTCTTAAAAACATCTCTTATTCAAAATGCAAGTTTAAACagatcaaagaaaataaactgatatgaaaataaatgctaaatCTTCACAGCATGTTCTCATTGAATAAGGATGGAAACATAGTTTTGCAAAGTATTTTAATTGAACATAAAGTTCAATTAAAGTTCAAAGCACAAAGAACACAATAGATGATTTATCACAACCAAATCAAAATTGCAAGTTCAATGGCAATGGGTGCTGTTGTTTCATtagtttaattaatatttacacATTGTTTAAACATCCAACCTGAATGCATTAATACAGCATAAGTTAAATCTGAAATTACAATGAATAAAGTCACACAGAATCCTACATATTTTGGATTCAAAATggacaattaaataaataaatgtgaatgtctcaatatttaaatgtaccatgaaataaatgtgccattaaataaataccattaaattattaaatgcaCATTAActaattaaatataattatttaattatgcatttcataatttaatggCATTTATTTATTAGCAGATTTATTTCAtggtacatttaaatatttcatgagaaattaacatttatttatttcatgatatatttatttacttttgacCTTTCATAtttctatcacctgaagaagcCCATTTAACAGtttgagaaacaaaattaacCAACACCCACATTTATCTTTTTGCCATCATTTAAATCTATACCATTTCAttaaacatctgaaaatgtaaCTGTTGACATTGTATTTACTGCTTTAACTTGCCCATGCCTTCACGAGGGGCCCATTCTGGTAATTTACCAGTTAACAAGCCACGTTGTAGAGCTCATCAATGATCCCACACACGGACACTGGTAGTACGCGGTCAAAAAGTTTGTTCTCCTTCACTCTCCTGATGCAGCGTTCTACATGGACCCTCAGCCGAGCAATGGACTGAGTCTCATGAACATCATGTGGGCTCATCTGATTTTTCCCCCAGAGGAAGGCTGGCCTATAAACTTTGCAGGGAGCCAGATTGTTAATTAGAAAGCCCTTGTCAACCATTATTGCCATGTCTGGCTCTAATACATTGATTATGCCTGATTGCTTGAAGATCTCACGATCACTCGTGGATCCAGCAAACAGGGCAAAGACAAATGTGATGGCACCATGACGTGCCATGCCGATCATGGCCTTGAGTGTAGAGTGGGACTTGTATGCAGAAAACACCTCACTCTGCAATAGGAGATCCAATGGTGTCTGGCAGTAGATTTCAGTGCAATCAAGCACTACTTGAATGTCGGGGTATGAAGCAAACTGCTGGAAGTCGAGCATGCACCACCTCCTTGGGCAACCAGAGGCGTTGGCTTCCAAGCAGGTGGTATAGAAAGTTGGCCCATGTAGTGATGATCCTGCTTACAGTTGTTCGGTGGATGCCAAACCTTTCAGCAAGATCTCTGTGTGGCTGACCCAAGGACAGGTACATCAAGAAAAGGAACAGCTCATCAATAGGAAGAAGTTTcttcaaaagaagaaaagacacaaaaacataatgcaCAGAAATTAAGATACAACTCTTACAATACAACTTCTACAAACACCTGTTTATAAATGCTTTTGAAAAGACATTTTTAGAGGGTGATTCATGAaaaattgtataaaaatgtGGTTTTCTCATGATTATGTCAACTATAATCACACGTAGTTCCTAGTTACTCCACTAGAAGAGAGTAAAATCACAAAGCTTCAATCTCAATCAGCTCTAAAATTGGCCTTGATTAAATATCACAACGCAATAATATTAGAAATGCAGCTAAAACTACATGTGGGTATGGATATCATCCTTTTGCACATTAATTATTGCTTTTCTCACCACACTGCAAAGATTACTCCAGATCTGTTTGTCACACACTAACCTACAAAATAATCATCATACCGTGTATGTGTGAAATCTGTCAGAGTCAGCTATGGAGGCCTTGGTATTGGTGACCCGAATCATCTTGGTCTTCACAGCAGACTCCACGAGCTTTCAGAAACATTGGAACTGGTTGTCTGAAGCAAATctgtggaaataaaataaaacatatatggAGTAATTGATATCATAACCCAATTGTAAACCCCGCCGTTAAGCTGAATGACTAGGActaatgtgtgtatatatatatatatatatatatatatatatatatatatacagtacagaccaaaagtttggacacacctactcattcaaagagtttctttattttcatgactgaatattgtagcttcacactgaaggcatcaaaactatgaattaacacatgtggaattatatactgaacaaaaaagtgtgaaacaactgaaaatatgttttatattctaggttcttcaaagtagccaccttttgctttgattattgctccgcatactcttggtattctgttgatgagcttcaagaggtagtcacctgaaatggttttccaacagtcttgaaggagttcccagagatgcttagcacttgttggcccttttgccttcactctgcggtccagctcaacccaaaccatctcgattgggttctggtccggtgactgtggaggccaggttatctggcgcagcaccccatcactctccttcttggtcaaatagcccttacacagcctggaggtgtgtttggggtcattgtcctgttgaaaaataaatgatggtccaactaaacccaaaccggatggaatagcatgccgctgcaagatgctgtggtagccatgctggttcagtatgccttaaattttgaataaatccccaacagtgtcaccagcaaagcacccccacaccatcacacctcctcctccatgcttcacggttaTTTCTAGCCATCGGAAGGCTGTGCGCTGGGGTCAAAGTTTAACTATCTTGAACTTTGACCGCAGCGCGCAGGAGTTTGCAAAGCTTGCTCTTTGCTCGGTGCATCGAAAAAGCGGCGTGCGCACCGCGTCCCCCTTCATAGGGTGAAAAGAAGTGAGAACAGATTCAGAGCATGGGCAATAGCCAACATAAGAACAACACGGAGAGGGAGCCTAGATGCCAGTCAATTTCAGCGTGCCTGCGCTGGGGAGAACCCTGCCTAAGGGGataggttaaatgcagaggacaatttcGTTAGAATGTACAAAtccaataacaaaaataaagattattctattattattactattttacCTACTGTACTgttcactgattatatttatcAGATTATTTTCTCTAGTTCTAATCTTTATCGTTTTTGTAGCATTGTCAGGATAAAGTTGTTCATAATgcatataatgtgtttcaatgatgtctgcagatgttaaagaagaggctcctgaagaacagagttCTGATATGGACCAGCAGGAGCTGGAGCTCctccacataaaggaggaacaggaggaactctggaccagtcaggaaggagagcagctcactgtgaaggaggagactgataccaggtttccattaactgcagctcctatcaagagtgaagaggatgaagaaAAACCTCTGTTCTCTCAGCTTCATCAACGCCAAACAGAAGACAGAGATCTTCcaagcagcagctcagctgacCAGATAAAAGGAGAAATTAAAGAAGAGGACTGTGGAACAGCAGAATCCAGCAGGAACCCAGATCTAAATACTCATGGAAGCACTTCCGACTATTCAGAGATTGAAGATGAGGATGTGAAGCATCATAAATCTGAGCTTAAATGCTTAtcagactctgaaactgaagacagtgaggatgattggaaggagagcaggacTCCAGGATCAGGCAGAAACACTGTCAACAAATCTTTGAGCTGCTCTGATTGTGGAGGAAAATTTGCTAACAGACGCTCTCTTCAGAGTCACATGACATGTCATCCAAGATTAACGTCTTCAGATTGTTCCGGTAATGAGACTTGTTTCAGAGAGAAGAAAACTATTGATTCACTGACAAAAGTGCAGACAGGTAGTAAAAAGTTTAATTGTGGAGACTGTGGTAAAAGTTTTAACTTGAAACGAGATctaaacagacacacaaaagTACACACTGGGGAGAAACCCTTTGgctgtgatgcatgtggaaaaagatttgcatacaagtcacatttaaacacacatgtAATcacccacacaggagacaaaccctttagttgtgatgcatgtggaacaAGATTTATCTACCAGTCAAGTTTAGCCaatcacatgagaattcacacaggagacagcCCTTTCACTTGTGATCcgtgtggaaaaagatttgcctacaagtcacatttaaacagacacatgagaatccacagaGGAGataaaccctttggttgtgatacATGTGGAAAGAGATTTGTCTACAAGTCATATTTAAAGAGACACataagaatccacacaggagataaaccctttggttgtgatacATGTGGAACAAGATTTGTCTACAAGTCATATTTAAACGTACACATGacaatccacacaggagacaaacccttcatTTGTGATACATGTGGAACAAGATTTAACTACAAGTCAAGTTTAGTCAAACACATGAGAGTCCACAGAGGGGTTAAACCCTTTGgctgtgatgcatgtggaaaaaaatttccctccaagtcacaattaaacatacataagagaatccacacaggagttaaaccctttggttgtgatgcatgtggaaaaagatttccCTCCAAAtcacaattaaacacacacatgagaatccacacaggagacaaacccctaagttgtgatgcatgtggaaaaagatttacctACAAGTCAAGTTTAgataaacacatgagaatccacacaggagacaaaccctttggttgtgacacatgtggaaaaagatttgcctggaaGTCACACTTAAACAGACACATAAGGTTACAtacaggagataaacctttcagttgtgatgcatgtggaaaaagatttgccttgAAGTCACGCTTAGCCTTACATATAAGACTGCACAcgggagacaaaccctttggttgtgatgcttGTGGAAAACGATTTTCCTTAAAGTCACGTTTAGCCTTACACACgaaaatccacacaggagacaaaccctttggttgtgatgcatgtggagaaAGATTTGCCAACAAGtcaaatttagacaaacacataaGAGTCCACACAGGAGAAAAACCCCTAAGTTGTGAtgcttgtggaaaaagatttacctACAAGTCAAATTTAGACAAACATATGAGAATCCAcaaaggagacaaaccctttggttgtgatgcatgtggaaaaagatttacccAAAAGTCACGCTTAGCCTTACATGTGAGAATTCATACAGGAGataaaccctttggttgtgatgcatgtgaaAAAAATTTTTCATACAAGTCAAATTTAATCAGACACAGAAGactccacacaggagacaaaccttttggttgtgatgcatgtggaaaaagatttaccaCGAGGTCTtctttaaacatacacatgagaatccacacaggagacaaaccatttgcttgtgatgcatgtgggaaAAGATTTGCCTACAAGTcgcatttaaacagacacatgagaatccacaaaAGTGACAAGCCCTTTGGTTGAGATGCTTGTGATATAAGATTACACAAAAAGTCAAAGTTAAAACCCACAAATGATAAACCACAGAGGAAATAAAAGCCCCCTTTCTACCGAAGTCCCAGTATTTGTTTTACCCGGATAATAAGAATCCCAGGGGATTGTGTATGTTTTGTTTACACTGCTCAGAAAGACCATggagcatttatttaaatcaccctAATAACGTATGGGGAAGTTGTTAAAAAAACTCCACTATACCTTCAGTCCTGCATATGGCATTGCTCCTTTACTCAGTTTAAAAGACTATTcgctaataaatattttttttgtttcaactgataaatTATAGATGATGAGCAGTTTATGAGTTATACAGTTAATTAATTACTTCCATTATTCTCTAAGTTGCTATGGATCCATAGACAGGAAGAgtttatataattattttacatacatttttttatcatCCTGCATCTGCCTAAGTTGTTACTTTACAACTTCTATATCTACTAAACACTTATCAACACACctatatttcttttattatcatcaggtaaACTCATATTAGATAACTACAGAACATGTTTTCAGTAAACATTTTACTTaatgaagtaaaacaaaactgatgaaTCAGTCCAAAGGTACAGGAAATAAATaccttgactgt
This DNA window, taken from Girardinichthys multiradiatus isolate DD_20200921_A chromosome 24, DD_fGirMul_XY1, whole genome shotgun sequence, encodes the following:
- the LOC124861417 gene encoding zinc finger protein 271-like isoform X1; its protein translation is MNSGKKSSSLRNIWSKKLEGSRSSNSGRTQQRKRHQMMDDVFQPRLVLPADVKEEAPEEQSPDVDQQEPEPLQIKEEQEELWTSQEGEQLTVKEETDTRFPLTAAPIKMLPADVKEEAPEEQSPDVDQQEPEPLQIKEEQEELWTSQEGEQLTVKEETDTRFPLTAAPIKMLPADVKEEAPEEQSPDVDQQEPEPLQIKEEQEELWTSQEGEQLTVKEETDTRFPLTAAPIKNVKEEAPEEQSSDMDQQELELLHIKEEQEELWTSQEGEQLTVKEETDTRFPLTAAPIKSEEDEEKPLFSQLHQRQTEDRDLPSSSSADQIKGEIKEEDCGTAESSRNPDLNTHGSTSDYSEIEDEDVKHHKSELKCLSDSETEDSEDDWKESRTPGSGRNTVNKSLSCSDCGGKFANRRSLQSHMTCHPRLTSSDCSGNETCFREKKTIDSLTKVQTGSKKFNCGDCGKSFNLKRDLNRHTKVHTGEKPFGCDACGKRFAYKSHLNTHVITHTGDKPFSCDACGTRFIYQSSLANHMRIHTGDSPFTCDPCGKRFAYKSHLNRHMRIHRGDKPFGCDTCGKRFVYKSYLKRHIRIHTGDKPFGCDTCGTRFVYKSYLNVHMTIHTGDKPFICDTCGTRFNYKSSLVKHMRVHRGVKPFGCDACGKKFPSKSQLNIHKRIHTGVKPFGCDACGKRFPSKSQLNTHMRIHTGDKPLSCDACGKRFTYKSSLDKHMRIHTGDKPFGCDTCGKRFAWKSHLNRHIRLHTGDKPFSCDACGKRFALKSRLALHIRLHTGDKPFGCDACGKRFSLKSRLALHTKIHTGDKPFGCDACGERFANKSNLDKHIRVHTGEKPLSCDACGKRFTYKSNLDKHMRIHKGDKPFGCDACGKRFTQKSRLALHVRIHTGDKPFGCDACEKNFSYKSNLIRHRRLHTGDKPFGCDACGKRFTTRSSLNIHMRIHTGDKPFACDACGKRFAYKSHLNRHMRIHKSDKPFG
- the LOC124861480 gene encoding uncharacterized protein LOC124861480, which produces MPDPDVLRVAEVYEDFAADLAPLITTMAISADVPLVDSAFGKVQEGRPIVFQHPPPVSRIIIRHVDVPPPMPSPWDNYHLETTSVQFVCTHQQQLELECLATTLEHSRQIEIATREQSTTAEWHNVRKPRVTSSRFREVCHVKGSSSALSLAQRSKKGIAAMVAIKRGLVLEPLAIQQYTRIKNTNYWPCGFIIHPDAPWLGSSLDGVVFERPSFGLLEIKCPNAKSYVDCKYLRKCNGTMKLWSSHCYYWQVQGQLQITGMEWCDFVVYAEDDIVVQHIYRDLSVCQTIREKVDHFFFYVYFSST
- the LOC124861417 gene encoding zinc finger protein 271-like isoform X2, giving the protein MNSGKKSSSLRNIWSKKLEGSRSSNSGRTQQRKRHQMMDDVFQPRLVLPADVKEEAPEEQSPDVDQQEPEPLQIKEEQEELWTSQEGEQLTVKEETDTRFPLTAAPIKMLPADVKEEAPEEQSPDVDQQEPEPLQIKEEQEELWTSQEGEQLTVKEETDTRFPLTAAPIKNVKEEAPEEQSSDMDQQELELLHIKEEQEELWTSQEGEQLTVKEETDTRFPLTAAPIKSEEDEEKPLFSQLHQRQTEDRDLPSSSSADQIKGEIKEEDCGTAESSRNPDLNTHGSTSDYSEIEDEDVKHHKSELKCLSDSETEDSEDDWKESRTPGSGRNTVNKSLSCSDCGGKFANRRSLQSHMTCHPRLTSSDCSGNETCFREKKTIDSLTKVQTGSKKFNCGDCGKSFNLKRDLNRHTKVHTGEKPFGCDACGKRFAYKSHLNTHVITHTGDKPFSCDACGTRFIYQSSLANHMRIHTGDSPFTCDPCGKRFAYKSHLNRHMRIHRGDKPFGCDTCGKRFVYKSYLKRHIRIHTGDKPFGCDTCGTRFVYKSYLNVHMTIHTGDKPFICDTCGTRFNYKSSLVKHMRVHRGVKPFGCDACGKKFPSKSQLNIHKRIHTGVKPFGCDACGKRFPSKSQLNTHMRIHTGDKPLSCDACGKRFTYKSSLDKHMRIHTGDKPFGCDTCGKRFAWKSHLNRHIRLHTGDKPFSCDACGKRFALKSRLALHIRLHTGDKPFGCDACGKRFSLKSRLALHTKIHTGDKPFGCDACGERFANKSNLDKHIRVHTGEKPLSCDACGKRFTYKSNLDKHMRIHKGDKPFGCDACGKRFTQKSRLALHVRIHTGDKPFGCDACEKNFSYKSNLIRHRRLHTGDKPFGCDACGKRFTTRSSLNIHMRIHTGDKPFACDACGKRFAYKSHLNRHMRIHKSDKPFG